One Oryza brachyantha chromosome 3, ObraRS2, whole genome shotgun sequence DNA segment encodes these proteins:
- the LOC102720317 gene encoding uncharacterized protein LOC102720317 yields the protein MAETLVAGLRLAASAIARPRSRRPHGCSCAARAPRLGPFRRGRLRARAAVAGPPEVDEDEAMSIDNLRRFFDVNVGKWNGAFYVRPPTSSISRGLPLSGFVIRSLKTLSSCACVSARQQFDAHGRVLQGIGTRLSVSTYGEDDLISLLQSLYIKQASSQISFVDEEDSEPEWVEYKIKETNIFTVDKYQQIGYFPEEKAFALRYQTAGMLETVLRAGVLGEDDTGEASPKNLKIPSRKPSIVCENCLYSLEGNGRVRAFHIMDPKGVLDTLLIFHEKQGSLVPLTYSSADTDIVNDDRIAPLLGRWEGRSVTKRSGVYGATLAEADTVVLLDKDSSDQLILDNISTKSGTRTTVHWTGSANNNLLQFDGGYEMTLLPGGMYMGYPSDIGKIVNELDSFHLEFCWMESPGKRQRLVRTYDSAGLAVSSTYFFETKVEKLCEAAPMADRRGGGGGDGSGMRHPPFSSAAAAQERVFDGGGGVPGPVPVYGSDFDQGASYMALLAAGAGAVAPTPAAWAVDEEPPGISLPPQFSMANYAPPSYQLPASLVSPPPLAAGLHPYPPYLHGVDAPQQWPPRPTPSPSSSSLQPPPSFTVFTAGAPHEQHHSMQQLLLRAAAFGGGMQAAAAPAAATIEQPAKDGYNWRKYGQKQLKDAESPRSYYKCTRDGCPVKKIVERSSDGCIKEITYKGRHSHPRPLDPRRGSSLSGMAGDNAADGAGPSAEVDDDDPSDDDMLHEDDGGGGEEGRDRGADGVGEAGQRVVRKPKIILQTTSEVDLLDDGYRWRKYGQKVVKGNPRPRSYYKCTADGCNVRKQIERASADPKCVLTTYTGRHSHDPPGRAAAAAGSLQVAAGGGMAQQPGGGARQMKEET from the exons ATGGCGGAgacgctcgtcgccggcctccgGCTCGCGGCGTCCGCCATCGCGCGTCCTCGGAGCCGCCGCCCCCACGGATGCTCCTGCGCGGCGCGTGCCCCCCGCCTCGGCCCGTTCCGGCGCGGCAGGCTGCGCGCCCGGGCTGCGGTGGCCGGCCCGCCGGAGGtggacgaggacgaggcgaTGAGCATCGACAACCTCCGCCGCTTCTTCGACGTCAACGTCGGCAAGTGGAATGGAGCCTTCTACGTGCGGCCCCCTACCTCTAGCATCTCTCGTGGGCTTCCTTTGTCCGGATTCGTAATCCGCAGTCTAAAGACGCTGAGTTCGTGTGCTTGTGTTTCTGCTCGTCAGCAATTCGATGCGCATGGGAGGGTGCTCCAGGGGATTGGCACGCGGCTGTCAGTGAGCACCTACGGGGAGGACGATCTAATCAGCCTCCTACAATC GCTGTATATCAAGCAAGCTTCTTCTCAGATATCGTTTGTAGATGAGGAGGATTCTGAACCAGAGTGGGTGGAGTACAAAATCAAAGAGACAAACATATTCACTGTAGATAAATATCAGCAG ATAGGATACTTTCCTGAAGAGAAGGCATTTGCTCTGAGGTATCAGACTGCTGGAATGCTGGAGACTGTCCTTCGGGCTGGTGTGCTAGGAGAGGATGATACTGGTGAAGCATCCCCGAA AAACTTGAAGATTCCTTCTCGCAAGCCATCTATTGTATGTGAGAATTGTCTTTACTCTCTTGAAGGCAATGGTCGAGTAAGGGCATTCCACATCATGGACCCAAAGGGAGTTCTCGACACACTTctaatttttcatgaaaagcaGGGTTCTCTAGTGCCACTTACATATTCTTCAGCTGATACAGAT ATCGTCAATGATGATAGAATTGCTCCACTACTTGGAAGATGGGAGGGTCGTTCTGTGACCAAGAGGAGTGGGGTGTATGGAGCAACACTTGCTGAAGCTGATACGGTGGTTCTCCTTGACAAGGACAGCAGTGATCAGCTAATTCTG GATAACATATCGACAAAATCTGGAACTAGGACAACTGTCCACTGGACAGGATCAGCAAATAACAACTTGCTTCAGTTTGATGGAGGATATGAAATGACCTTGTTACCTGGAGGAATGTACATGGGATATCCGTCTGACATTGGTAAGATTGTGAATGAGTTAGATTCTTTTCATTTGGAGTTCTGCTGGATGGAATCACCTGGAAAGAGGCAGCGGCTTGTGCGGACTTATGACTCAGCCGGTTTAGCTGTTTCATCAACTTACTTTTTCGAGACTAAAGTA GAGAAGCTTTGCGAGGCGGCGCCAATGGCCgatcggcgaggcggcggcggcggcgacggcagcggcatGCGGCACCCGCCgttctcgtcggcggcggcggcgcaggagaGGGTGttcgacggcggaggcggcgtgcCTGGGCCGGTGCCGGTGTACGGGAGTGACTTTGATCAGGGCGCCTCTTACATGGCGCTtcttgccgccggcgccggcgccgtcgcccccacgccggcggcgtgggctGTTGATGAGGAGCCTCCTGGGATTAGCTTGCCGCCTCAGTTCTCCATG GCGAACTatgcgccgccgtcgtacCAACTTCCGGCCTCCCTCGTCTCGCCAccacccctcgccgccggcctccacccTTACCCGCCATACCTCCACGGAGTCGACGCGCCACAGCAATGGCCTCCACGGCCAACaccgtctccctcctcctcctccctgcagCCGCCGCCCAGCTTCACCGTCTTCACCGCCGGTGCGCCGCACGAGCAGCACCACAGCATGCAGCAGCtgctcctccgcgccgcggcgttcggcggcggcatgcaggcggcggcggcgccggcggcggccaccatcGAGCAGCCGGCAAAGGACGGGTACAACTGGCGCAAGTACGGGCAGAAGCAGCTCAAGGACGCCGAGTCGCCGCGGAGCTACTACAAGTGCACCCGCGACGGCTGCCCCGTCAAGAAGATCGTCGAGCGCTCGTCCGACGGGTGCATCAAGGAGATCACCTACAAGGGCCGGCACAGCCACCCCCGGCCCCTGGACCCCCGCCGCGGCAGCAGCCTCTCCGGCATGGCCGGTGACAatgccgccgacggcgccggcccTTCCGCCgaggtggacgacgacgaccccagcgacgacgacatgctgcacgaggacgacggcggcggcggcgaggagggccgCGACAG GGGCGctgacggcgtcggcgaggccggGCAAAGGGTGGTGAGGAAGCCCAAGATCATACTTCAGACTACCAGCGAGGTTGATCTGCTCGACGACGGCTACCGGTGGCGCAAGTACGGCCAGAAAGTCGTCAAGGGCAATCCACGACCAAG GAGCTACTACAAGTGCACGGCGGACGGGTGCAACGTGCGGAAGCAGATCGAGAGGGCGTCGGCGGATCCCAAGTGCGTCCTGACGACGTACACCGGCCGCCACAGCCACGACCCGCCGGGGagggctgccgccgccgccggctccctgcaggtggccgccggcggtggcatGGCCCAGcaacccggcggcggcgctcgccaGATGAAAGAAGAGACATAG